In Calonectris borealis chromosome 8, bCalBor7.hap1.2, whole genome shotgun sequence, a single genomic region encodes these proteins:
- the DMRTA2 gene encoding doublesex- and mab-3-related transcription factor A2, which translates to MELRSELPSVPAAPPPVPPNSVAAAAAAAAATLPVSVAGSLLRAPPLLLRAAEKYPRTPKCARCRNHGVVSALKGHKRYCRWKDCMCAKCTLIAERQRVMAAQVALRRQQAQEENEARELQLLYGTAEGLALAAANGIIPPRPAYEVFGSVCAGGGGEGGAGASESKMQKFELFPKTLLPSRAVTPQQAGGKPLSPDGESVPGTSSPEARHGSGSENGDGESFLSSPVSKGPKEGEESPGSISPLGSDSGSEADKDEQDPSPSAGGRQRTPIDILTRVFPAHKRSVLELVLQGCGGDVVQAIEQILNNRGPEKGPEEGWARDGALQGLPPTPAAAAHHRPLVAGAMAPAIGTLGSRSAFSPLQPNATHFGAEAGAYPLGTHLGLNPLRLAYSAHSRGLAFMTPYSTAGLMPTLGFRPPVDYAFSDLMRDRSAVHKEQVYSGGLYGPMVNNTPEKQ; encoded by the exons ATGGAGCTGCGGTCAGAGCTGCCCAGCGtgcccgccgcgccccccccggtgccccccaactcggtggcggcggcagcagcggcagcggcggccaCGCTGCCGGTGAGCGTAGCCGGGAGCTTGCTGCgggcgccgccgctgctgctgcgggcGGCCGAGAAGTACCCGCGGACGCCCAAGTGCGCCCGTTGCCGCAACCACGGGGTGGTGTCGGCGCTGAAGGGCCACAAGCGGTACTGCCGCTGGAAGGACTGCATGTGCGCCAAGTGCACCCTCATCGCCGAGCGCCAGCGCGTCATGGCGGCCCAGGTGGCGCTGCGCCGCCAGCAGGCGCAGGAGGAGAACGAGGCCCGCGAGCTCCAGCTACTCTACGGCACCGCCGAGGGGCTGGCCCTGGCGGCCGCCAACGGCATcatcccgccccggcccgcgTACGAGGTCTTCGGCTCCGTCtgcgccgggggcggcggcgagggAGGCGCCGGCGCCTCAG aGTCCAAGATGCAGAAGTTCGAGCTGTTCCCCAAGACGCTGCTGCCGAGCCGCGCCGTCACCCCGCAGCAGGCGGGCGGGAAGCCCCTTTCCCCGGACGGCGAGTCCGTGCCCGGCACCTCCTCCCCAGAAGCTCGCCACGGCTCGGGCTCGGAGAACGGGGACGGCGAGTCCTTCCTGAGCTCGCCCGTCTCCAAGGGCccgaaggagggggaggagagcccgGGCTCCATCAGCCCGCTGGGCTCGGACTCGGGCTCGGAGGCGGACAAGGACGAACAGGACCCGTCGCCCTCGGCCGGCGGCCGGCAGCGGACTCCCATCGACATCCTGACGCGCGTCTTCCCGGCGCACAAGCGCAGCGTGctggagctggtgctgcaggGCTGCGGCGGGGACGTGGTTCAGGCCATCGAGCAGATCCTCAACAACCGAGGCCCGGAGAAGGGCCCCGAGGAGGGCTGGGCTCGGGACGGCGCCTTGCAAGGCCTTCCGcccacccccgccgccgccgcccaccACCGGCCCTTGGTGGCCGGCGCCATGGCCCCCGCCATCGGCACGCTGGGCAGCCGCTCCGCCTTCTCCCCCCTGCAGCCCAACGCCACGCACTTCGGGGCCGAGGCCGGCGCCTACCCGCTGGGCACCCACCTGGGACTCAACCCCCTGCGCCTCGCCTACTCGGCGCACAGCCGGGGACTGGCCTTCATGACACCCTACTCCACGGCCGGGCTGATGCCCACCCTGGGGTTCCGGCCACCCGTGGACTACGCCTTCAGCGACCTCATGCGGGACCGCTCCGCCGTGCACAAGGAGCAGGTCTACTCCGGCGGGCTCTACGGGCCCATGGTCAACAACACCCCGGAGAAGCAATAG